In Chengkuizengella sediminis, a single window of DNA contains:
- the dnaX gene encoding DNA polymerase III subunit gamma/tau, which produces MSHIALYRKWRSQTFQEVVGQKHIVQTLQNSLKENRFTHAYLFSGPRGTGKTSTAKIFAKALNCESGPSMEPCNQCNACKRITEGAVMDVMEIDAASNRGVEEIRDIRDKVKYAPTEVKYKVYIIDEVHMLTTEAFNALLKTLEEPPAHVVFILATTEPHRIPATIISRCQRFDFRRVAIEEQEKRMRLICEQENISIDDDALQYIARLSDGGMRDALSLLDQIVSFSGQHISYEQVIDATGGIESSQFLKIAEAVKQQNVSQILELMNRLMQEGKNADKCLESLIYYYRDLLVIKMVDQAQDVTDRVLDVSSYSNLAEVYENEEVFQIIDTLNQYQVEMKYASNPQTLLEIAVMKICTLNVQEQSSIPLQKPSSKIETNKKPNDRQTNFNDPSIATLIQRVEELEKQISKWEKAGGVESRPSSTNEKKHINTPKQPIAKLNRQSKEKLLGFLNEKEQDAFKRILLKWSQVLNLVKSKKITIHAWLVDGEPVSVKNNMVLVAFKNTIHRETTEKQTNKQIIEEVLHEVYNEPIQLKTVMLKDWNELESIEAQGTQKTEQTESLELVPEDQENEEKQKGWVDEAVQLFGSDLVQIDEEK; this is translated from the coding sequence ATGAGTCATATTGCCTTATATCGCAAATGGAGATCACAAACTTTCCAAGAAGTCGTAGGACAAAAACATATCGTACAAACCCTACAAAACTCCTTAAAAGAAAATCGTTTTACACATGCGTATTTGTTTAGTGGACCTAGAGGTACTGGGAAAACAAGCACTGCAAAAATATTTGCTAAGGCATTAAACTGCGAATCTGGACCTTCTATGGAGCCTTGTAATCAATGTAATGCATGTAAAAGAATCACTGAAGGGGCAGTTATGGATGTTATGGAGATAGATGCTGCATCTAATAGAGGTGTTGAGGAAATCCGTGATATTCGTGATAAAGTGAAATATGCTCCAACAGAAGTGAAGTATAAAGTTTATATTATTGATGAAGTTCATATGCTTACGACGGAAGCCTTTAACGCTCTCTTGAAAACATTGGAGGAACCACCAGCCCATGTTGTTTTTATTCTTGCAACGACCGAACCTCATCGAATTCCAGCTACGATTATTTCAAGATGTCAAAGGTTTGATTTTCGAAGAGTTGCTATAGAAGAACAAGAGAAAAGAATGAGATTGATATGTGAACAGGAGAATATATCCATAGATGATGATGCACTTCAATATATTGCACGTTTATCTGATGGAGGTATGAGAGATGCTTTGAGCTTGTTGGATCAAATTGTATCCTTCTCTGGTCAGCATATTTCGTATGAGCAAGTGATTGACGCCACAGGTGGTATTGAGTCCAGTCAGTTTTTAAAAATAGCTGAAGCAGTGAAACAACAGAATGTAAGTCAAATACTTGAGCTGATGAACCGTCTGATGCAAGAAGGAAAAAATGCTGATAAATGTTTAGAAAGTTTAATTTATTACTACAGGGATTTATTAGTCATAAAAATGGTGGATCAGGCTCAGGACGTGACAGACCGTGTGTTAGACGTATCTAGTTATTCTAATTTAGCCGAAGTATATGAGAATGAAGAGGTTTTTCAAATCATTGATACGTTAAATCAGTATCAAGTAGAAATGAAATATGCTTCGAATCCACAAACATTATTAGAAATCGCAGTCATGAAGATATGTACTTTGAATGTTCAGGAGCAGAGTTCTATACCTTTGCAAAAGCCATCATCAAAAATAGAAACAAATAAAAAACCGAATGATAGGCAAACCAACTTTAACGATCCCTCGATTGCAACATTAATTCAAAGGGTTGAAGAGTTAGAAAAACAAATTTCGAAATGGGAAAAAGCTGGTGGGGTTGAGTCCCGACCATCATCAACTAACGAAAAGAAGCATATAAATACTCCTAAACAACCTATTGCAAAATTGAATCGTCAATCAAAGGAAAAATTGCTTGGGTTTTTAAACGAAAAAGAACAGGATGCTTTTAAACGTATTCTGTTAAAATGGAGCCAAGTACTAAATTTAGTAAAGTCCAAAAAAATTACGATACATGCTTGGTTAGTGGATGGTGAACCTGTTTCTGTAAAAAATAACATGGTATTGGTTGCTTTTAAAAATACAATCCATAGAGAAACAACAGAAAAACAAACGAACAAACAAATCATTGAAGAAGTCCTTCATGAAGTATATAATGAACCCATCCAGCTCAAAACTGTCATGTTAAAGGACTGGAATGAATTAGAATCCATAGAAGCTCAAGGTACTCAGAAAACTGAACAGACCGAAAGTTTAGAATTAGTTCCAGAAGATCAAGAAAATGAGGAGAAACAAAAAGGTTGGGTTGATGAGGCCGTTCAACTGTTTGGCAGCGACTTAGTGCAAATAGATGAAGAAAAGTGA
- a CDS encoding ATP-binding protein — translation MYTPVTLKFPYTIENLLNSLEVKSTSMIIINDKEEVTFSNPVFLSASGYVDIEELNNIKIRNIIHFQEPLMSLAQTLQNNKKLSIYTKNKTTIESTYSVISLQSHDDQHQGYLFMLYDLHNSNLIQHFSATFMKDVNLGVLLINKEFQLIDISDMACTIFGMKKEEVIDKSLDEIFKPVPREYQLVQRTVLEGLVTKNHAVSWINDSQRFELLMDSNTLKNSNGDTVGAYIILKDVSNLRSLEEQVQRSDRLAMIGQIAAGTAHEIRNPLTSIKGFLQVIKKSLKENQMNQEFEFTNIMLTEIDRINGLVSEFLLLSKPRDFVFEQVDLSKVMQEIKPIIHNEAILHDVEVHYHSASDLPFILANTELIKQVCLNICKNGIEAMVDGGTLSITEKIDERNKQVSIEIHDTGPGIPSFLVDKIFDPFFTTKQEGTGLGLSVCQRIIHDIGGSIRVSSKGFGTTFIISMPLPGR, via the coding sequence TTGTATACTCCAGTTACGTTAAAGTTCCCATATACGATAGAAAATCTACTTAACTCCCTTGAAGTTAAAAGTACATCTATGATAATAATTAATGATAAAGAAGAGGTTACTTTTAGTAATCCAGTATTTCTATCGGCTAGTGGTTATGTAGATATTGAAGAACTTAACAATATTAAAATAAGAAACATTATTCACTTCCAAGAACCTCTTATGAGTTTAGCTCAGACTTTGCAAAATAATAAGAAATTAAGCATCTACACTAAAAACAAAACCACTATTGAATCAACATACTCAGTAATATCATTACAATCCCACGATGATCAACACCAAGGATATTTATTTATGTTATATGACCTACATAATTCAAACTTAATTCAGCATTTTTCTGCAACCTTTATGAAAGATGTTAATCTCGGTGTATTACTCATTAATAAAGAATTTCAATTGATTGATATTAGTGATATGGCATGTACCATATTTGGCATGAAAAAAGAAGAAGTGATTGATAAATCTTTGGATGAGATTTTTAAACCTGTTCCTAGAGAATACCAGTTGGTACAGCGTACTGTTCTAGAAGGTTTGGTTACGAAAAATCATGCGGTATCGTGGATTAATGATTCACAAAGATTTGAGTTGCTTATGGATTCAAATACTTTAAAGAACAGCAATGGAGACACTGTAGGAGCTTACATTATTTTGAAAGATGTTTCTAACTTACGTTCTCTTGAAGAACAGGTTCAAAGAAGTGATCGGTTGGCTATGATTGGGCAAATTGCGGCAGGTACTGCACATGAGATACGAAATCCACTTACTTCTATTAAGGGATTCTTACAGGTCATTAAGAAATCACTTAAAGAAAATCAGATGAATCAAGAGTTTGAGTTTACGAATATTATGCTAACAGAAATTGATCGGATCAATGGATTAGTTAGTGAGTTTTTATTGTTAAGCAAACCAAGGGATTTTGTGTTTGAGCAAGTAGATTTATCAAAAGTGATGCAAGAAATAAAACCGATTATACATAACGAAGCTATATTACATGATGTTGAAGTACATTATCATTCTGCAAGCGATCTTCCATTTATATTAGCTAATACAGAGTTAATTAAACAAGTATGTCTGAATATTTGCAAAAATGGAATTGAAGCCATGGTTGATGGAGGAACATTAAGCATTACAGAAAAAATAGATGAAAGAAATAAACAGGTAAGTATTGAGATACACGATACAGGCCCTGGTATCCCTTCATTTTTAGTAGATAAAATTTTTGATCCGTTTTTTACGACAAAACAAGAGGGTACAGGTTTAGGGTTATCTGTTTGCCAAAGGATTATTCATGACATTGGTGGATCTATAAGAGTGTCGTCAAAAGGTTTTGGAACCACTTTTATTATTAGTATGCCACTTCCGGGTAGGTAG
- a CDS encoding YbaB/EbfC family nucleoid-associated protein — MKNNMNQMMKQVKKMQAQMLKAQEELKEKAVEGTAGGGVVTVTVTGDKKVTDVVIKPEVIDPDDIEMLQDLIVAAMNDALNKADELANEDLGKFAGGLPPGLL; from the coding sequence ATGAAAAATAATATGAATCAAATGATGAAACAAGTTAAAAAAATGCAGGCACAAATGTTAAAAGCTCAAGAGGAACTTAAGGAAAAAGCGGTAGAAGGAACAGCTGGCGGCGGTGTAGTTACAGTCACAGTTACAGGAGATAAAAAAGTTACTGATGTAGTAATTAAGCCAGAAGTAATTGATCCAGACGATATTGAAATGTTACAAGATTTAATTGTTGCTGCGATGAATGATGCATTAAACAAAGCAGATGAACTTGCAAATGAAGACTTAGGTAAATTCGCAGGTGGATTACCACCAGGGCTACTTTAA
- a CDS encoding DUF350 domain-containing protein, with protein sequence MIIVDLLISVLVITILQLLGMIVFSLITPFNDLEELKKGNTAVGLAFGGKFLGTAIILGVSAYTNTSILHMSLWFLVGYLCLLLTYFIFDWVTPGLKLSEHLEKGNIAIGVLLAFVYLGIGFAVSSLII encoded by the coding sequence GTGATAATAGTAGATTTATTGATTAGTGTACTTGTGATTACTATACTACAGTTGTTAGGCATGATTGTTTTTAGTTTAATCACTCCTTTTAATGATTTAGAAGAATTGAAAAAAGGAAATACTGCCGTAGGTTTAGCTTTTGGAGGAAAGTTCTTAGGTACCGCCATTATTCTAGGTGTTTCAGCTTACACTAATACATCCATCTTGCATATGTCTTTATGGTTTTTAGTCGGTTACCTTTGTTTATTATTGACTTATTTTATATTTGACTGGGTTACACCTGGCCTAAAGCTTTCTGAGCATTTAGAAAAAGGGAATATAGCTATAGGGGTATTGCTTGCATTTGTATATCTTGGCATAGGTTTCGCTGTTAGCAGTTTAATCATTTAG
- a CDS encoding DUF4178 domain-containing protein has translation MSLFKRISNLMKKPEAPRPEKTIHTVVPGDFVEVSLVMYEIIGKTTNFMRNEAMLTLKDGRDIQYLYTEKREKPTFILFTEVDGRLDSYHEIPSTITLEDTKYFLEEQYSGRSGVQGSTAFPSAGEQSVWIFQSDDRKYLRIEWQDGRFMFYEGEDVLTGDIEILQGKE, from the coding sequence ATGAGTTTATTTAAACGAATTTCAAATCTAATGAAAAAACCAGAGGCTCCAAGACCTGAAAAGACAATTCATACTGTGGTTCCTGGAGACTTTGTAGAAGTTTCTTTGGTCATGTATGAAATTATAGGAAAAACAACAAATTTCATGCGAAATGAAGCCATGCTCACATTAAAAGACGGAAGAGACATTCAATACCTATACACCGAAAAACGTGAAAAACCTACGTTTATTTTATTTACTGAAGTTGATGGAAGGTTGGATTCCTATCACGAGATCCCTTCAACTATTACTTTAGAAGATACAAAATATTTTCTAGAGGAACAATATAGCGGAAGATCAGGAGTACAGGGAAGCACTGCTTTTCCAAGTGCAGGTGAACAATCAGTATGGATTTTCCAATCCGATGATCGAAAATATTTACGTATTGAATGGCAAGATGGGCGATTCATGTTTTATGAAGGTGAGGATGTTCTTACTGGAGATATTGAAATATTGCAGGGTAAGGAATGA
- a CDS encoding DNA-binding response regulator, with translation MKFEEAHEKFIQDHLNLRKGASLRRLEEGHDFAEILFLQKVWWPAINDFKYLHPEYQVSDFKDGNRYIDFAYIRSNMLLAIEIDGFGTHWQNISRWEFSDHCRRQNDLITDGWKILRFTYDDINNSPRYCQQKLQQFMGRWFGEDKNVIEATWVEKEAIRFALKLGRPVTPIELSKHLDVDIKTSRKLLYSLVSKKWMKPERGNQRIRSYRLNIEGKNYIL, from the coding sequence ATGAAGTTTGAAGAAGCACATGAAAAGTTTATACAAGATCATTTGAATTTACGTAAAGGAGCTAGTTTGAGAAGACTAGAAGAAGGTCATGATTTTGCAGAGATACTCTTTTTGCAAAAGGTGTGGTGGCCTGCAATTAATGATTTTAAATACCTGCATCCAGAATACCAAGTTAGTGATTTTAAAGATGGGAATCGGTATATTGATTTTGCATATATCCGCTCTAATATGTTACTGGCCATTGAAATTGATGGGTTTGGAACACATTGGCAGAACATCAGCCGTTGGGAATTTTCAGATCATTGCAGACGTCAAAATGATTTAATTACAGATGGCTGGAAAATACTTCGGTTTACATACGATGATATTAATAATAGTCCTCGTTATTGTCAACAAAAATTACAACAATTTATGGGAAGGTGGTTTGGTGAAGATAAAAATGTAATAGAAGCCACTTGGGTTGAAAAGGAAGCTATTAGATTTGCTTTGAAATTAGGCAGACCAGTTACTCCGATTGAACTGAGTAAACATTTAGATGTTGATATTAAAACATCAAGGAAGTTGTTATATAGTCTTGTATCAAAAAAATGGATGAAACCAGAGCGGGGCAATCAACGAATTCGTTCATATCGTTTAAATATTGAAGGTAAAAACTACATTTTATAA
- a CDS encoding glutathionylspermidine synthase family protein, whose amino-acid sequence MDKAVYRVVGSPHPNRQERMSQLEELGFTWGDLDHYWIDQVVSIDQQMWDEIKFASQNLWTIFDKAARFTFGKRDLYALLSIPEVLWDALDLLLPNEAEKLSRYARFDYSITEQGEIKLFELNADTPTGYVESSVVTPWICDQYELNSPNVTMKEQIRLAWEKEKPDYATCIAYGEHLEDSGTIDMLVKHSGLEVKCIDTLELSVDDGVVKDKELNPVRSMFALYPKEWMAVDDGGEALAYSIESKNIEIFNSLHSIILQSKGLQAVIWGLHELDSEIFTKEEHECIEKYMLPTYNKPIFDGNYVSKSMFGREGGSVRLYDHQGTLETQDEEGYDTSVLFDRVYQKRIDLPKLEMHTGAFHLLTGIFMINGEPCGLLGRAGGLITGNSSHFIAMGVR is encoded by the coding sequence GTGGATAAAGCAGTGTACCGTGTAGTAGGCTCACCCCATCCAAATCGTCAAGAAAGAATGAGTCAACTTGAGGAATTAGGTTTTACATGGGGAGATCTTGACCATTATTGGATAGATCAAGTTGTTTCCATTGATCAACAAATGTGGGATGAGATTAAATTTGCTTCTCAAAACTTGTGGACTATTTTTGATAAAGCTGCTCGCTTTACGTTCGGGAAAAGAGATCTATACGCCCTTCTATCTATCCCAGAGGTATTATGGGATGCTTTAGATTTATTACTTCCTAACGAAGCAGAGAAATTGAGCAGGTATGCCCGATTTGATTATTCTATTACTGAGCAGGGTGAGATCAAATTATTTGAGCTAAATGCAGATACACCAACTGGTTATGTCGAATCCTCAGTTGTTACCCCCTGGATTTGTGATCAATACGAATTAAACTCACCAAATGTAACAATGAAGGAGCAGATTCGTTTAGCCTGGGAAAAAGAGAAACCAGATTACGCTACTTGTATCGCTTATGGAGAACATTTAGAGGATTCAGGTACAATCGACATGCTTGTTAAACACAGCGGATTAGAAGTTAAGTGCATTGATACATTAGAACTATCCGTTGATGATGGTGTTGTGAAAGATAAAGAGCTTAATCCCGTTAGAAGTATGTTTGCCTTATATCCAAAAGAATGGATGGCAGTTGATGATGGTGGAGAAGCATTAGCCTATTCGATTGAATCTAAAAATATTGAGATTTTTAATTCCTTACATTCCATTATTCTACAATCTAAGGGATTACAAGCTGTCATATGGGGACTTCATGAATTAGATTCAGAAATCTTTACAAAAGAAGAACATGAGTGTATTGAAAAATATATGCTTCCAACGTATAACAAACCCATTTTTGATGGGAATTATGTATCAAAATCCATGTTTGGACGTGAGGGTGGATCCGTTCGTCTTTACGATCATCAAGGCACACTAGAAACACAAGATGAAGAAGGATACGATACTAGCGTTTTGTTTGATCGAGTATATCAAAAACGAATCGATCTACCAAAATTAGAGATGCACACTGGCGCATTTCATTTATTAACAGGTATTTTTATGATCAACGGGGAACCTTGTGGATTACTCGGTCGTGCAGGTGGATTAATTACAGGGAACTCAAGTCATTTTATTGCAATGGGGGTGAGATAA
- the rpmE gene encoding 50S ribosomal protein L31 — translation MKEAIHPKYELTTVTCACGNSFEAGSVKENLRVEICSNCHPFFTGKQKFVDAGGRVDRFKKKYGL, via the coding sequence ATGAAAGAAGCAATTCATCCTAAATACGAATTAACTACAGTAACATGTGCTTGTGGAAATTCTTTTGAAGCAGGTTCTGTTAAGGAAAATCTTCGTGTTGAGATTTGTTCTAATTGTCATCCATTTTTCACTGGTAAGCAGAAGTTTGTTGATGCTGGTGGACGTGTGGATCGTTTCAAGAAAAAATATGGTCTATAA
- the recR gene encoding recombination mediator RecR, with the protein MHYPEPVSKLIDSFTRLPGIGTKTAARLAFHVIRMKEEDVVEFAKALVNVKRNLHYCSVCCNITDVDPCRICSDKSRDSSVICVIQEPKDLVAMERTKEFQGYYHVLHGAISPMEGIGPDEIRVAELLTRLSDERVKELILATNPNIEGEATAMYLSRLVKPFGIKMTRIAHGLPVGGDLEYADEVTLSKALEGRRELF; encoded by the coding sequence TTGCATTATCCGGAGCCAGTATCAAAACTTATTGATTCTTTCACTCGTCTACCCGGAATTGGGACGAAAACTGCAGCTAGACTTGCTTTTCATGTGATTCGTATGAAAGAAGAAGATGTTGTTGAATTTGCAAAAGCATTGGTGAATGTAAAAAGGAATTTACACTATTGCTCTGTCTGTTGTAACATTACAGACGTTGATCCATGTAGAATATGTAGTGATAAAAGTAGAGATTCCTCCGTCATTTGTGTTATTCAGGAGCCAAAGGATTTGGTTGCAATGGAACGTACAAAGGAATTTCAAGGATATTATCATGTGCTCCACGGTGCTATTTCTCCGATGGAAGGAATTGGTCCAGATGAAATTCGGGTTGCCGAGCTTTTAACCAGACTTAGTGATGAAAGAGTAAAGGAACTCATTTTAGCAACAAATCCAAATATCGAAGGTGAAGCAACAGCGATGTATCTTTCTCGATTAGTGAAGCCATTTGGTATAAAAATGACTCGAATAGCCCATGGATTGCCTGTGGGAGGAGATTTAGAATACGCCGATGAGGTCACCTTGTCAAAAGCGCTTGAAGGTAGAAGAGAGCTGTTTTAA